The proteins below come from a single Treponema phagedenis genomic window:
- a CDS encoding right-handed parallel beta-helix repeat-containing protein, which produces MMLQTSDDVAKNILNVAGDDTKGNGTIAKPFLTLNKAWAHCKTLGIGQEITIYIDGEVKGFFLNTGEANNAHIKFKGLSGACIKNTTASKPAIHAGFNTGNDNNITLTIEDLIIDGSGISTFPQNGGGIYFDSNKTLTLNNVTIQNCNATGYGGGVYLMNGSLSMNTVEIKKCTASNSGGGIYFDSNKTLTLNNVTIQNCNETGYGGGVYLMNGSLSMNTVEIKKCTASNSGGGIYFKSDKQCILNSCTINECNTKIGGPGGGIYLEGTALTTATIKNSTIKDCKRHNAFYCPDGGGIYMRDKITVTINDTTISGCEGENGGGIYIYNGATLKADNLRIESCKVRSEGGGIKVSGDSLAAGGTVTLTNLNILNCEAGSIGATGSACNGGGVYIGMKSSFTMNGGSISNNKVTRDDSSGGNGGGVYVKEGTVVEKGGSFTMENGSISGNNAIKDGGGIYFASKETLTLANVEIKECVAKTDGGGIFFNEGKGTATNLTVTKCKADKKGGGILIRNSSGTDNFFILEGNSSITENELTAGTVSDRSGTGVYVGNLNSTPFKIKGNVQIGTFGSSRTLTDANDVYLSDTETIYIDKNENLTKNPVAQITPKMYGNSVQVLSDDGGEDIKTNYTKFTVTPNSTTSPPTKYTIGEDGKLQTIP; this is translated from the coding sequence ATGATGTTGCAAACGTCCGATGATGTTGCAAAAAACATATTAAATGTGGCAGGTGATGACACTAAGGGTAACGGTACCATTGCCAAACCATTTCTTACGCTGAACAAAGCTTGGGCGCACTGCAAAACATTAGGCATAGGGCAGGAAATTACTATTTATATTGATGGAGAAGTAAAAGGATTTTTTTTGAATACCGGAGAAGCTAATAATGCCCACATCAAATTTAAGGGATTGTCCGGTGCTTGTATAAAAAATACAACTGCTTCAAAGCCTGCCATCCATGCGGGATTTAATACCGGCAATGATAACAATATAACATTAACCATCGAAGACCTTATAATAGATGGAAGCGGTATCTCCACTTTTCCGCAGAACGGCGGCGGCATTTACTTTGACTCAAACAAAACGCTCACCCTAAACAACGTTACCATACAAAACTGTAACGCGACCGGATATGGCGGCGGTGTTTATCTAATGAACGGCTCTCTTTCCATGAACACGGTTGAGATAAAAAAATGCACGGCAAGCAATAGTGGCGGCGGCATTTACTTTGACTCAAACAAAACGCTCACCCTAAACAACGTTACCATACAAAACTGTAACGAGACCGGATATGGCGGCGGTGTTTATCTAATGAACGGCTCTCTTTCCATGAACACGGTTGAGATAAAAAAATGCACGGCAAGCAATAGTGGCGGCGGCATATATTTTAAAAGCGATAAGCAATGTATTCTAAACAGTTGCACAATAAATGAGTGTAATACTAAAATCGGAGGACCCGGCGGCGGAATATATTTGGAAGGAACAGCACTTACAACTGCAACCATAAAAAATTCCACAATAAAAGATTGTAAAAGACACAACGCTTTCTACTGCCCGGATGGTGGCGGCATTTATATGAGAGATAAAATTACCGTTACAATAAACGACACAACAATTAGCGGTTGCGAAGGCGAAAATGGCGGCGGCATTTATATATATAATGGAGCTACTTTAAAAGCTGACAACCTAAGAATAGAAAGCTGTAAGGTACGTTCAGAGGGAGGCGGTATAAAGGTAAGCGGAGATTCTTTAGCAGCAGGCGGTACCGTTACACTAACAAACTTAAATATACTAAACTGTGAGGCAGGTAGTATCGGAGCTACTGGTTCGGCATGCAATGGCGGCGGGGTATACATAGGAATGAAAAGCAGCTTTACTATGAACGGTGGCAGCATTTCCAACAACAAAGTTACCAGAGACGACTCCAGTGGCGGAAACGGCGGCGGTGTGTATGTGAAAGAGGGAACAGTCGTAGAGAAGGGAGGAAGTTTCACTATGGAAAACGGCTCTATCAGCGGAAACAATGCGATAAAAGATGGCGGCGGCATTTACTTTGCTTCAAAAGAAACCCTCACTCTAGCAAACGTTGAGATAAAAGAATGTGTGGCGAAAACAGACGGAGGGGGCATTTTCTTTAACGAAGGAAAAGGAACTGCAACAAATCTTACGGTAACTAAATGCAAAGCTGATAAAAAAGGAGGAGGAATTCTTATAAGAAACTCAAGTGGCACTGACAATTTTTTTATACTGGAAGGCAACTCTTCCATCACAGAAAATGAGCTAACTGCAGGCACCGTCTCAGATAGATCAGGTACAGGAGTCTATGTTGGTAATTTAAATTCTACACCATTTAAAATCAAGGGGAATGTGCAAATCGGAACATTCGGCAGTAGTCGAACTCTTACTGACGCCAATGACGTGTATTTAAGTGACACTGAAACCATTTATATTGATAAGAACGAAAACTTAACAAAAAATCCTGTTGCTCAAATTACACCGAAAATGTATGGTAACAGCGTACAAGTGCTTAGCGATGATGGAGGCGAAGATATCAAAACCAATTATACCAAATTCACGGTTACTCCCAATTCAACGACATCTCCGCCAACCAAATATACAATAGGCGAAGACGGCAAATTGCAAACCATTCCATAA